A single window of Nicotiana sylvestris chromosome 3, ASM39365v2, whole genome shotgun sequence DNA harbors:
- the LOC104243957 gene encoding glycerophosphodiester phosphodiesterase GDPD4 produces the protein MDRQQRRLRLERHGLLSRKLKPKLRVFTSRKVFRSLLIGLALIAIIPPIYFHFRLRRFHQMQSQKCSWLNSLPLVCAHGGDSSKAFPNTMAAYRTALDSQADCIEIDVSRSSDGVLFSLHDRDLQRITGNNNSKVSHLSSKEIKELDAVHQLKLEHHDLTVPTVEDALKLISGSVRRVILDAKVGFPLDEKEFAKDLLSIVENTGCKNCLVWAKSDSFSRDVMKLSSDVMVGYIVMIDPSTGTGMKLLRMRGAAVVGVYHPLIDEKLMKILHGRNKKVYAWTVDDEDSMKKMLFERVDAIVTSNPSLLQRLMQDVRTQCLEEGFSLST, from the exons ATGGACAGGCAACAGCGTCGACTTCGGTTGGAGAGGCATGGCCTCTTGTCCCGAAAGCTTAAGCCAAAGCTCAGAGTTTTCACTTCCAGAAAGGTGTTTAGATCTCTGCTCATTGGCCTCGCCCTCATCGCCATTATCCCCCCTATTTACTTCCATTTTCGTCTCCGTCGATTCCATCAG ATGCAATCACAGAAATGTAGTTGGCTGAACAGTCTTCCTCTGGTCTGTGCTCATGGAGGTGATTCGTCGAAGGCCTTTCCCAACACT ATGGCTGCATACCGAACTGCTCTTGATTCTCAGGCTGACTGCATTGAGATTGATGTTTCTCGTTCTTCAGATGGTGTGTTGTTTTCCCTCCATGACCG GGATTTGCAACGGATAACTGGGAATAACAATTCTAAAGTTTCACACTTAAGCTCAAAAGAG ATTAAAGAGCTCGATGCAGTTCATCAGCTTAAGTTGGAGCATCATGATCTAACTGTTCCAACAGTTGAAGATGCATTAAAG TTGATATCAGGTTCCGTCCGGCGAGTAATTCTTGATGCAAAAGTTGGTTTCCCGCTGGATGAGAAAGAGTTCGCAAAGGATCTTCTTTCTATT GTCGAGAACACAGGCTGTAAGAATTGCCTTGTATGGGCTAAAAGTGACAGTTTCTCAAGAGATGTGATGAAACTGTCGTCAGATGTTATG GTAGGTTACATTGTCATGATAGATCCTTCAACAGGAACTGGAATGAAGTTATTGAGAATGCGAGGTGCTGCAGTTGTTGGTGTTTACCATCCTTTAATTGATGAGAAACTCATGAAAATCCTCCATGG gaggaataaaaAGGTTTATGCATGGACTGTTGATGATGAGGACTCAATGAAGAAAATGTTATTTGAGCGGGTGGATGCTATTGTTACGAGCAATCCATCTCTACTTCAACGCCTTATGCAAGATGTGAGGACACAATGCCTCGAGGAAGGTTTTTCTTTGTCCACTTGA
- the LOC104243956 gene encoding uncharacterized protein — protein sequence MLKQIGLKVGHWTHKKIGDPLLQILRRGLEPKQLAFSGALGVTLGIFPIVGVPVFMCGLAIAVLGSSCHAPTVFLANFIATPVELSLVIPFLRLGEAVSGGSHFALTSDALKQVLTGQASWEVLLSIFHALLGWLVATPFILAGLYVLFLPCFTFLVRKFSSGQPIKINSVPSSPKKIVSSSPKKAVQPLTEVRVKVRDV from the exons ATGCTCAAACAGATTGGATTGAAAGTGGGTCATTGGACTCACAAGAAGATCGGTGATCCTCTTCTCCAAATCCTCCGCAG GGGTTTAGAGCCGAAGCAATTGGCATTCTCTGGGGCTCTTGGCGTTACACTGGGTATCTTTCCCATCGTTG GGGTCCCTGTATTTATGTGCGGGTTAGCTATTGCAGTACTTGGATCCTCGTGTCATGCACCAACTGTGTTCTTGGCCAACTTCATTGCTACTCCAGTTGAGTTGAG TTTAGTGATTCCGTTCCTACGTTTGGGAGAAGCCGTGAGTGGTGGATCTCATTTTGCTTTGACCTCTGATGCATTAAAGCAGGTCTTGACTGGTCAGGCTTCATGGGAAGTCTTGCTGAGCATTTTCCATGCG TTGTTGGGCTGGCTTGTTGCTACTCCATTCATCCTGGCAGGGCTTTATGTACTGTTTTTACCATGTTTCACATTCTTGGTTCGTAAATTCAGTAGCGGTCAACCAATCAAAATCAATAGTGTTCCTTCAAGTCCGAAGAAGATTGTTTCTTCAAGCCCAAAAAAGGCTGTTCAACCCCTTACAGAAGTCAGGGTTAAAGTGAGGGATGTATAA